A stretch of the Ischnura elegans chromosome 5, ioIscEleg1.1, whole genome shotgun sequence genome encodes the following:
- the LOC124158702 gene encoding USP6 N-terminal-like protein, whose protein sequence is MRESEGGTEAHVGGSSGATDEDGRQALLLRAAEERSSIVARYLHGREPGAQIDPWEDPAFEIYHATDRYGFIHDKRLPKTIDPQEAKKRDLEMERVKKWLKMLSSWDAPSTTAKLKRRIYKGIPDKLRGRVWGQMLGLAKLREEQNGKYEIMRERAWKWSPDIRQIDLDVNRTYRDHIMFRERYGLKQQALFNILGAYSIYNLEIGYCQGMSQIAALLLMYFNEEDAFWALSVLVADSRYGMHGFFIPGFPKLLRYQEHHDKIMTKFLPKLKKHLDKNGVDTGIYTLKWFFQCFLDRVPFKLTLRIWDVFLHEGERVLTGMAYTLLKLHRRTLMKIGMDEILHFLQVRLERDFGVDDDAVMTALEKSMDELHRQKLDRAGASPPAELPKRPFGTFLGGSEGEGSTGVSGSALHGVMPGSGGSFDRRVGRRSEFSEVEKATRESVAMRRDEAITKAQIEDEEAEDDDIDESRNTLAGQTNGKRNSVGGSKFSFDPSIDDASSVAGGHGHGGGSSVGGGGCSVSGGGLGSFAGAGSHQSLAGTSVTSTADLSVFSATNRSQALNDNSLDTHSDKSSNLSSCSAPGSVQNQHGASISCSSPTIPYMLHNPHSLHEDDGEVRHVYHSSRHTHPSRQDSAHASSSPSPSSRSATPKALQASPPHNGSGSDLYRRSNTPPVPPPRSRSNSPASRPTSMAQSPRPIRSSSPLLSPPPGLAKSPNTRSKSPDVVRVFVPYPPTPSATPSPPPASPVLTPTSNNSTASVHSSVTSARRSPPHQQQVPPPVPARNGIPNLPMDGLGKKPDPNKIRIRVPDPGSANDFRRSTSPKLEKFGDNGEEEEDAEKTPLVEHGKLRPFHIDAPPEDHMIDLK, encoded by the exons tGACAAGCGTCTACCAAAGACCATTGATCCTCAAGAGGCCAAGAAGAGGGACTTGGAAATGGAACGGGTTAAGAAATGGCTCAAAATGCTGTCATCATGGGACGCTCCATCCACAACAGCAAAACTTAAGAGGAGAATATATAAAGGCATCCCAGATAAGTTGAGAGGTCGCGTGTGGGGTCAAATGCTTGGCCTTGCAAAGTTGCGTGAGGagcaaaatggaaaatatgag attatGAGAGAGAGAGCCTGGAAATGGTCCCCAGATATCAGACAAATAGATCTTGATGTCAACCGCACATATCGAGATCATATAATGTTTCGTGAGCGTTATGGACTTAAACAACAGGCTCTCTTCAATATCCTTGGTGCATACTCGATATACAATTTGGAGATAGGGTATTGTCAGGGTATGTCTCAGATTGCTGCTCTTCTCCTCATGTATTTTAATGAGGAAGATGCTTTCTGGGCATTATCGGTGCTTGTTGCTGACAGTCGATATGGAATGCACG gttttttcatCCCAGGCTTCCCAAAATTGCTTCGTTATCAGGAACATCATGACAAAATAATGACCaagtttttgccaaaattgaagAAACATCTCGATAAAAATGGAGTAGATACTGGAATCTATACCTTAAAATGGTTCTTTCAGTGCTTTCTTGATCGG GTGCCGTTTAAATTAACATTAAGAATATGGGATGTATTTCTTCATGAAGGTGAAAGGGTACTTACTGGAATGGCTTATACTCTACTTAAACTTCATCGACGAACTCTAATGAAAATTGGGATGGACGAGATACTTCACTTTCTCCAG GTCCGTTTAGAAAGAGATTTTGGCGTCGATGATGATGCTGTGATGACTGCATTAGAGAAGAGTATGGATGAACTCCATCGCCAGAAATTGGATCGTGCTGGCGCATCCCCACCAGCTGAGCTACCAAAACGCCCTTTTGGGACTTTTTTGGGGGGTTCGGAGGGAGAGGGTTCAACCGGCGTTTCAGGGTCAGCGCTGCACGGCGTCATGCCTGGTAGTGGAGGGTCATTTGACAGGCGTGTTGGGAGGCGTAGTGAATTCTCCGAGGTTGAAAAGGCCACAAGGGAGAGTGTAGCCATGAGAAGAGATGAGGCAATAACCAAAGCCCAAATTGAGGATGAGGAAGCTGAGGATGATGACATTGACGAAAGCAGAAATACGCTTGCTGGTCAAACCAATGGGAAGAGAAATTCAGTGGGAG GTTCCAAGTTTTCCTTTGACCCAAGCATAGATGATGCAAGTTCAGTAGCTGGAGGCCATGGGCATGGAGGAGGGTCATCTGTGGGCGGTGGAGGGTGCAGTGTGAGCGGTGGTGGTCTTGGAAGCTTTGCTGGAGCTGGTTCGCATCAATCCCTTGCTGGAACAAGTGTCACATCCACTGCAGACCTCAGTGTCTTCTCAGCTACCAACCGATCTCAG GCCCTCAATGACAATAGTCTTGACACGCACAGTGATAAAAGCAGTAACCTGAGTTCATGCTCTGCACCTGGCAGTGTGCAAAATCAGCATGGGGCCAGCATCAGCTGCTCATCTCCGACAATCCCTTACATGCTCCACAACCCACATTCGCTGCACGAGGATGACGGAGAAGTGAGGCATGTTTATCATTCATCAAGGCACACTCATCCCTCCCGCCAAGATAGTGCCCATGCATCTTCATCCCCATCCCCATCGTCACGCTCAGCCACCCCCAAAGCTCTCCAGGCCAGTCCACCCCATAATGGTAGTGGATCTGATTTATACCGGCGATCCAATACTCCGCCTGTACCACCACCTAGGTCACGCTCAAACTCGCCTGCCTCTCGTCCAACCTCTATGGCACAGTCTCCGAGGCCCATCCGTTCCTCATCTCCCCTCTTATCTCCTCCCCCAGGGTTAGCCAAGTCTCCCAACACTAGGAGCAAAAGCCCAGATGTTGTGCGAGTTTTTGTCCCTTATCCACCGACACCATCGGCCACCCCTTCTCCTCCGCCCGCCTCCCCAGTATTGACCCCTACCTCCAATAATTCAACTGCCTCTGTACATTCGTCCGTCACCTCTGCAAGACGATCTCCGCCCCATCAGCAGCAAGTCCCTCCACCCGTTCCGGCAAGAAATGGGATACCAAACCTCCCGATGGACGGATTGGGTAAGAAGCCAGATCCTAACAAGATTCGCATACGGGTCCCTGACCCTGGAAGTGCTAATGACTTTAGAAGGTCAACTTCTCCTAAATTAGAAAAGTTTGGAGATaatggagaagaggaggaagatgcTGAAAAGACTCCCCTGGTCGAGCATGGCAAACTACGTCCGTTTCACATCGATGCACCACCTGAAGATCACATGATAGACCTCAAGTGA